From a single Rutidosis leptorrhynchoides isolate AG116_Rl617_1_P2 chromosome 5, CSIRO_AGI_Rlap_v1, whole genome shotgun sequence genomic region:
- the LOC139847241 gene encoding uncharacterized protein, with the protein MGTTGKMSSMATIVITLVMLMISLTLPSMTTATYQYSSPPPPPPKRSPPPPPKHHYIYKSPPPPVYKSPPPPVYKSPPPPVHKSSPPPVYHSPPLPYHKSPPPPVYKSPPPPYHKSPPPPVYHSPPPPYHKSPPPPVYQSPPPPYHKSPPPAVYHSPPPPYHKSPPLPVYHSTPPPYYKSPPPPIYHSPPPPYHKSPPPPVYHSPPPPYHKSPPLPVYHSPPPPYHKSPPPPVYHSPPPPYHKSPPPPVYHSSPPPVYHSPPPPYHKSSPPPVYHSPPPPYHKSPPLPVHKSPPPHYIYSSPPPPYH; encoded by the coding sequence ATGGGAACAACGGGAAAAATGTCCTCAATGGCCACCATTGTAATCACTCTTGTAATGCTTATGATCTCTTTAACATTGCCGTCAATGACCACCGCCACCTACCAATACTCATCTCCACCACCACCTCCTCCAAAGAGATCTCCGCCACCACCACCTAAACATCATTACATTTACAagtcgccaccaccaccagtttacAAATCACCACCACCCCCGGTCTATAAGTCACCACCTCCTCCCGTCCACAAGTCATCACCACCCCCAGTCTACCACTCACCTCCTCTTCCATACCACAAATCGCCACCACCCCCAGTCTATAAGTCACCACCTCCTCCATATCACAAGTCACCACCACCACCAGTCTACCACTCACCACCTCCTCCATACCACAAATCACCACCACCTCCAGTCTACCAGTCACCACCTCCTCCATACCACAAGTCACCACCGCCTGCAGTTTACCACTCACCACCTCCTCCATACCACAAATCACCACCACTCCCAGTCTACCACTCAACACCTCCTCCATACTACAAGTCACCACCTCCCCCAATCTACCACTCACCACCTCCTCCATACCACAAGTCACCACCGCCCCCAGTTTACCACTCACCACCTCCTCCATACCACAAATCACCACCACTCCCAGTCTACCACTCACCACCTCCTCCATACCACAAGTCACCACCACCCCCAGTCTACCACTCACCACCACCTCCATACCACAAATCACCACCACCGCCAGTCTACCACTCATCACCTCCTCCAGTCTACCACTCACCACCTCCTCCATACCATAAGTCATCTCCACCTCCAGTCTATCACTCACCACCTCCTCCATACCACAAATCACCACCTCTACCAGTTCACAAGTCCCCACCACCACATTACATTTACAGCTCACCACCTCCTCCTTACCACTAA